A region of Aquarana catesbeiana isolate 2022-GZ linkage group LG08, ASM4218655v1, whole genome shotgun sequence DNA encodes the following proteins:
- the LOC141105282 gene encoding olfactory receptor 1G1-like, with protein MDSHLHTPMYFFLSNLSFLDVSFTSVTLPKLLDIFMDGNKISFIGCMVQCHCVLTFQSTEYILLAVMAFDRFVAICRPLHYLLIMNHKLCVFLSLFSWIIIYVFTVPITILMSTLQFCGSCEINHFYCDVMALLQLSCSDILRIQIVIFIAAALLGIPCFLLTLTSYIFIAQNILAIRTTGGRSKAFSTCSSHLTVVTLLYLVLFCLYLRPPSKMFLSDGKVISLLNTGAIPMLNPLIYSLRNKDVKCAFKKLIR; from the coding sequence ATGGACTCACACTTGCACACTCCAATGTACTTCTTTCTCAGTAATCTTTCATTCCTGGATGTCTCCTTCACCTCTGTAACTTTACCAAAGCTACTTGATATTTTTATGGATGGGAACAAAATTTCTTTTATAGGATGTATGGTACAGTGTCATTGTGTTCTTACATTTCAAAGTACAGAATATATACTTTTGGCAGTCATGGCTTTCGATAGATTTGTAGCCATTTGTAGACCACTACACTACCTATTGATCATGAACCATAAACTTTGTGTCTTCTTATCTCTCTTTTCTTGGATAATTATATATgttttcactgtgcccatcactatATTAATGTCAACATTACAATTTTGCGGCTCTTGTGAAATCAACCACTTCTATTGTGATGTAATGGCCTTGCTACAGCTCTCATGCTCGGACATACTGAGAATTCAGATTGTTATATTTATAGCGGCAGCACTGTTGGGAATACCCTGCTTTCTTCTGACACTAACCTCTTATATTTTCATTGCTCAAAATATTCTGGCCATTCGTACTACTGGTGGTAGATCCAAAGCCTTTTCTACCTGTTCCTCACACCTTACTGTTGTAACATTGTTGTACTTAGTGCTGTTTTGTCTGTATTTACGACCTCCATCAAAGATGTTTTTGAGTGATGGTAAAGTTATATCACTGTTAAATACAGGTGCAATACCTATGCTAAATCCTCTTATCTATAGCTTGAGAAACAAAGATGTTAAATGTGCCTTTAAAAAGCTAATAAGAtaa